The genomic DNA CCTCCGGTGACGATCATCAGTGGTGATACGGCCAGAGGATAGCCGGAAGCCTGCATCGTGGCGAAGCCCGGCGCATTCTGGGACGCCATGGTGACCAGGAAGAAGGGCACGCCAATGCTTATCAGACTGGTTAACGTAAAGGTTGGCGCGATAAACGTGGGCATCACCACGGAAAGGGTTAACTCTTTTGTGACAACGTCACCTCCCGCCCAGGCCACCATACTGCCCACCAGCAACGTGGCGACAATGGCGTAGCGGGGGGCCAGCGCTTTGGCGAACAGCCATGCCGCCAGCATGCTGCCGCACAGTAAAAAATGCCCCTCAAGATTGCTGAACGCCTGCAGTCCAAACCTGAGCAGCACCCCGGCAAGCATAGCAGCGGCAAGGGAATGCGGGATAAGCTTCATCAGGCGAGCAAACAACCCGGTTACGCCGCACAGCAGAATGAGCGCGTTGGCAAAGATAAAAATCCCGATGGTCTCGGCAAGCGTTACCCCGTGCAGGCTGGTGGCTAACAGCGCCGCGCCGGGCGTAGACCAGGCGGTGAGTACCGGGGCTTTATACCACCAGGAAAGCGCCAGCGTGCTGACCCCCATACCTATCCCCAGGGCCGTCATCCAGCCGGCGATCTGCTGCGCGTTTGCGCCTGCGGCAGCAGCGGCTTGCCAGATAATGGCGGCGGAACTGGCATATCCCACCAGAACGGCGACAAAACCGGCGAGAACGGCAGGAAAGAGTGAGGATGAAGGGCGCATGAAGACTCCGTTGTGCGTTATAACGTCCGCCCTAAGGTAACACTGTGCGTTATAGCGTACAAGTGGTATGATCGGTCGCTTCAGGAGGGAACATGGACATCACACAACATCTTGCTTACACACTGAAAACCGAGCGTCAGGCGCGTGGCTGGAGCCTCGCCAGACTGGCGGAAGAGACCGGCGTTTCAAAGGCCATGCTCGGGCAAATCGAGCGCAATGAATCC from Enterobacter ludwigii includes the following:
- a CDS encoding benzoate/H(+) symporter BenE family transporter; its protein translation is MRPSSSLFPAVLAGFVAVLVGYASSAAIIWQAAAAAGANAQQIAGWMTALGIGMGVSTLALSWWYKAPVLTAWSTPGAALLATSLHGVTLAETIGIFIFANALILLCGVTGLFARLMKLIPHSLAAAMLAGVLLRFGLQAFSNLEGHFLLCGSMLAAWLFAKALAPRYAIVATLLVGSMVAWAGGDVVTKELTLSVVMPTFIAPTFTLTSLISIGVPFFLVTMASQNAPGFATMQASGYPLAVSPLMIVTGGLALVLSPLGVFSICIAAITAAICQSPDAHPDASKRWLAAMAAGGFYLLAGIFGGSISGLMASLPLSWIQMLAGLALLGTISGSLYQALNNETERDAAIVTFLMTASGVTILGIGSAFWGLVLGGVCYTVFSHLRRA